The proteins below come from a single Lineus longissimus chromosome 5, tnLinLong1.2, whole genome shotgun sequence genomic window:
- the LOC135488626 gene encoding uncharacterized protein LOC135488626, with amino-acid sequence MGVPHTMDTGIVANMEVSDLDGKNFVKLPKVYSKKHMPVTRDHVPTIKDISKWPHLRDIPLPEITADVGLLIGNSVADAYTPLNVVTGPRGSPHATQTALGWNIIDMQYAVKVEPDSKQGEPGRVWYIPHHGVYHPRKPEKIRTALDNKDNFSDDIIDGMLRSFYVDDFIRSVLGTEKGITTTRDTIAICGKGGFRLTKVLSNSVEVNQSVPLQERAKSLQLSFEGDDLPVERALGVVWSVEKDTLGFQTLLNEKPATRRGMLSLISAVFDPLGIAAPFIVPARIILQTLCKEQMGWDDSIPDSELQNWQSWVEELTVLEKLAIPRCLKPLGFENVTLCQLHVFADASTQGYGIAAYVRMVNTGGQINCELLMGKARVAPLKKITIPRMELTAAATAVKFGHLIIQQMDYNFHDIRYWTDSMSVLRYIHNSATRFHTFVANRLTTIHEGSQPGQWSYVPTRENPADAASRGLSLKNEAGTQMWLKGPDFLQKDESEWPRTELSSSLPIDDPELKRVSAATTVVSEAHTTVDTLFSRIFSWSKLRRIVAWVIRAQRVFRGKHPKPGETCLNIEDVTTGTKRLTMDELNRAEMAIVRFEQERFLVEDMKVKGASIQKLDPFRDDLGLIRVGGRLRATIPVETKHPILLPRQSVVPKLMLEELHRTHGHVGRNMVLSVFRKRYWVARGTKLIGTMIARCVICRRYRAKVGEQKMAELPVQRLMGGEKAFTRSGMDYFGPFEIKRGRNATIKRYGVLFTCFATRGVHLELASSLDMSSCINAIRRFVARRGSVKWLRSDNGTNLVGAKAELKRALHEWNQDKMHATLQQEGIEWVFNAPTASHHGGVWERLIRVTRKVLYGVMKEQAVRTDDEGLQTLFCEVESIINSRPITVASDNPNESEALTPNHLLILQTDPELPPGEFVKKDLYVRQRWRQIQHLTEVFWRRWRQEYVLLLQERQKWLQPRRNMSVNDIVLITDNTPRNQWPMGRIIQVDEDDKGLVRVVHVKTKTSVFVRPVTKVVTLLEV; translated from the exons ATGGGTGTTCCCCACACCATGGATACTGGTATTGTTGCCAATATGGAGGTCAGTGACTTAGATGGTAAAAACTTTGTCAAATTACCAAAGGTGTACAGCAAGAAACACATGCCTGTCACCAGAGATCATGTACCAACTATCAAGGACATTTCGAAATGGCCGCATTTGAGAGACATTCCACTTCCAGAGATTACAGCAGATGTTGGGCTGTTGATAGGCAATTCAGTGGCGGACGCATACACGCCACTGAACGTTGTCACAGGACCAAGAGGCTCACCCCATGCTACTCAGACAGCATTGGGTTGG AACATTATCGATATGCAGTATGCAGTCAAGGTCGAGCCAGATTCCAAGCAAGGAGAGCCAGGTCGTGTATGGTATATACCCCACCATGGGGTGTATCACCCCCGAAAACCGGAGAAAATTAG AACAGCGCTTGACAACAAGGACAATTTTAGCGACGACATCATTGATGGAATGCTCCGATCCTTCTATGTTGATGACTTTATACGATCTGTTCTTGGCACTGAGAAGGGGATAACTACAACCAGGGACACCATAGCTATCTGTGGCAAGGGTGGCTTTCGTCTAACCAAGGTTTTGAGCAATAGTGTTGAAGTGAACCAATCAGTCCCATTGCAAGAGAGAGCAAAGTCGCTACAGCTGAGCTTTGAAGGAGATGATCTCCCAGTAGAAAGGGCGCTTGGTGTTGTTTGGTCGGTTGAGAAGGACACTTTAGGTTTCCAGACTTTGTTAAATGAGAAGCCAGCAACACGCCGAGGCATGTTATCGTTGATCAGTGCGGTATTTGATCCATTAGGAATAGCTGCGCCATTCATTGTACCTGCTAGGATAATACTGCAGACACTGTGTAAGGAGCAGATGGGATGGGATGATTCAATTCCTGACAGCGAGCTTCAAAATTGGCAAAGTTGGGTAGAAGAGTTAACAGTGTTAGAAAAATTGGCAATACCAAGATGCCTAAAGCCATTGGGTTTCGAAAATGTTACATTGTGCCAATTACATGTGTTCGCGGACGCTAGTACCCAGGGCTATGGCATTGCTGCATACGTTAGGATGGTTAATACTGGAGGACAAATCAACTGTGAGCTTCTGATGGGCAAAGCAAGAGTCGCGCCGCTAAAAAAGATTACGATACCGCGCATGGAGCTTACTGCAGCCGCTACTGCAGTAAAGTTCGGCCATCTGATAATCCAGCAGATGGATTACAACTTTCATGACATTAGGTATTGGACTGATAGCATGTCAGTGTTGCGCTACATTCACAACTCAGCTACCCGTTTTCACACATTTGTGGCCAATAGACTGACGACCATCCATGAAGGAAGCCAACCAGGTCAGTGGAGCTATGTTCCCACAAGGGAGAACCCTGCAGATGCTGCATCAAGGGGCCTTAGTCTGAAAAACGAGGCTGGCACACAAATGTGGCTCAAGGGACCAGATTTCTTGCAGAAAGATGAATCAGAGTGGCCAAGGACAGAACTGTCGAGTAGTTTACCTATAGATGACCCAGAGCTCAAAAGGGTCAGTGCAGCAACCACAGTAGTTAGTGAAGCTCATACTACTGTAGACACTCTCTTCAGCAGAATTTTTAGTTGGAGTAAACTGAGAAGAATTGTGGCATGGGTAATTCGAGCGCAAAGAGTTTTCCGAGGAAAACACCCCAAACCTGGTGAGACTTGTTTGAATATCGAGGATGTTACCACGGGTACCAAGAGATTGACGATGGATGAGCTGAATAGAGCTGAGATGGCAATAGTACGTTTCGAACAAGAAAGATTCCTAGTTGAGGATATGAAAGTTAAGGGGGCAAGCATTCAAAAATTAGACCCGTTTCGAGATGACCTGGGTCTGATCAGAGTTGGTGGACGTCTTAGAGCTACTATACCTGTAGAGACTAAACATCCCATTCTTCTGCCGAGACAATCTGTGGTGCCTAAACTCATGTTAGAGGAACTCCATAGGACCCACGGGCATGTGGGGCGCAATATGGTTCTGTCAGTATTTCGGAAAAGGTACTGGGTGGCTAGAGGAACCAAACTCATAGGGACAATGATTGCAAGGTGTGTCATCTGTAGGCGCTACAGAGCAAAAGTAGGTGAGCAGAAGATGGCAGAGTTACCTGTTCAAAGACTTATGGGTGGTGAGAAAGCTTTTACCCGTTCCGGCATGGATTACTTCGGACCATTTGAGATAAAACGAGGACGGAATGCTACAATCAAACGGTATGGAGTCCTGTTCACGTGCTTTGCAACGAGAGGAGTACATCTTGAATTAGCTAGTTCATTGGATATGAGTTCTTGTATCAATGCAATAAGACGTTTTGTTGCCAGGCGAGGATCAGTGAAATGGTTACGTTCAGACAATGGTACTAACTTAGTGGGTGCCAAGGCCGAATTAAAGAGGGCGCTGCATGAGTGGAACCAGGATAAAATGCATGCAACACTTCAACAGGAGGGCATTGAGTGGGTGTTCAATGCGCCCACTGCCTCGCATCATGGCGGCGTGTGGGAACGACTTATCAGGGTTACTAGGAAAGTTCTTTACGGTGTCATGAAAGAACAGGCTGTTAGAACTGATGACGAGGGATTACAGACTCTATTTTGTGAAGTAGAGTCAATAATCAATAGTAGGCCAATTACAGTGGCATCAGACAACCCGAATGAGTCAGAAGCGCTGACTCCAAATCACTTGCTGATTCTTCAGACGGATCCAGAGTTGCCTCCAGGGGAGTTTGTTAAGAAGGATTTGTATGTAAGGCAAAGATGGCGTCAGATTCAGCATCTCACGGAGGTTTTCTGGCGAAGATGGAGACAGGAATATGTCTTGTTGCTCCAAGAAAGACAGAAATGGCTGCAACCGCGCAGAAATATGTCTGTCAATGACATTGTCTTGATTACGGACAATACTCCAAGGAACCAGTGGCCAATGGGAAGGATCATTCAGGTCGATGAGGACGACAAGGGACTAGTTCGTGTGGTTCATGTGAAAACGAAAACCTCTGTGTTTGTGCGTCCCGTcacaaaggttgtgacattgttggaAGTTTAG
- the LOC135488627 gene encoding uncharacterized protein LOC135488627 — MFGKPVQLLQTSTGQYCIELVPHDAEASFVENQVLVTQNGSDLFQEQLIMEEEALKTEVMQVIELQDAQRQKANLIKIHKQFGHASADRLQKLLISAGMKNPEIFQMLTDVVKECETCQMYRKVPPKPAVGLPLATDFNQTVAVDLHELDRNIWYLHIIDEFTRFSAGAIVKRKLPQVFVQEFLSHWISIFGPPTSLFRDNGGEFSNSETRDLCENFNIKVITTAAYAPFSNGLLEKHNHVLTNIMLKVKHDRNCSWETALKWALNAKNSMINVHGFSAYQLVFGRNPNLPANLTNQLPALEGTTTSKVVGEHLGALYATRKAFTETECSERIRRALKKQTRSYTGDKYQMGDKVYYRRPDNTEWKGPGTVIGQDGKIVFIRHGGNLVRVHISRLQLVNQQRSHSAMTGDSSGHPTENKDNDRNRQDRSSKDEQPQKPATGDDDDQPPIQHGDDHPNQDQDQEEGAQGQNPGIRTDRIKVGQDIAFKHDEKEERMTAKVVSRAGKAGGKYKHWYNIQYLGGDSGSEAVDLEKVHGLELVDVEHEEQGRDPDEVMISQNVDFEEAKQKELSSWSNHQVYSEVQDQGQKCVSTRWVLTLKDTEAGIIPKARLVARGFEEHGANQTDSPTCGNDSWRIVMAVIRQRRWVVNSLDIKTAFLQGKSLERDIFVKPPKEANVSGKSLEAEKVRLWIE; from the coding sequence ATGTTTGGTAAACCTGTGCAGCTACTGCAGACTTCTACTGGTCAGTATTGCATAGAGTTAGTACCACATGATGCGGAAGCtagttttgttgaaaatcaagTATTGGTGACACAGAATGGCTCGGACTTGTTTCAGGAACAGCTCATCATGGAGGAGGAAGCTCTCAAAACAGAGGTGATGCAGGTGATAGAACTACAGGATGCACAAAGGCAAAAGGCAAATTTGATTAAGATTCACAAGCAGTTCGGGCATGCTTCTGCAGATAGATTGCAGAAGTTACTGATCAGTGCAGGCATGAAGAATccagaaatttttcaaatgctgACGGATGTTGTCAAAGAGTGTGAAACTTGCCAAATGTATAGGAAAGTACCTCCCAAACCAGCAGTGGGCCTCCCTTTAGCGACGGATTTCAACCAAACCGTAGCTGTTGACCTGCATGAGCTAGACAGGAACATTTGGTATTTACATATCATTGATGAGTTCACTCGTTTCAGTGCTGGGGCAATTGTCAAAAGGAAGTTGCCTCAAGTGTTCGTCCAAGAGTTTCTATCCCATTGGATTAGCATCTTTGGACCCCCAACTTCGTTGTTCCGTGACAATGGCGGAGAATTTTCTAATTCGGAGACACGTGATTTGTGTGAAAATTTCAACATAAAGGTGATCACAACTGCCGCGTACGCGCCATTCAGTAATGGCCTCTTAGAAAAGCACAATCATGTCCTAACAAACATAATGCTAAAGGTAAAGCATGACAGAAATTGCAGTTGGGAGACAGCACTGAAATGGGCACTCAATGCAAAGAATAGCatgataaatgtacatggcttcAGTGCATACCAGCTGGTGTTCGGCAGAAATCCAAATCTACCTGCAAACCTTACCAACCAGTTGCCAGCCCTGGAGGGGACTACCACCAGCAAGGTCGTAGGAGAACACCTAGGAGCCCTCTACGCAACGAGGAAGGCTTTCACAGAGACTGAGTGCTCTGAGAGGATAAGGAGAGCCCTGAAGAAGCAGACACGGTCATACACAGGTGACAAGTACCAGATGGGTGACAAAGTATACTACAGGAGGCCAGACAATACGGAGTGGAAGGGTCCTGGCACAGTCATTGGCCAAGATGGAAAAATTGTATTCATCAGACATGGTGGGAACTTAGTGAGGGTTCATATCAGTAGGCTTCAGTTAGTGAACCAACAGAGGAGTCACAGTGCTATGACAGGGGACTCTTCGGGACATCCAacagagaacaaggacaatgatAGAAACAGACAGGATCGATCAAGCAAGGATGAGCAGCCACAGAAACCAGCAacaggagatgatgatgatcagccgCCGATCCAACACGGAGATGATCATCCAAACCAAGACCAGGATCAAGAGGAGGGAGCACAGGGACAAAACCCGGGGATTAGGACTGATCGGATCAAAGTTGGACAAGATATCGCTTTCAAACACGATGAAAAGGAGGAAAGGATGACAGCCAAAGTTGTTAGCCGTGCTGGGAaagcaggtggaaaatacaaACACTGGTATAATATACAGTACCTAGGTGGAGATAGTGGATCTGAGGCGGTAGATTTGGAAAAGGTTCATGGGCTAGAATTGGTTGATGTTGAACATGAAGAACAAGGACGGGACCCAGATGAAGTGATGATTTCCCAAAATGTGGACTTTGAAGAAGCTAAACAAAAGGAACTTTCGAGTTGGAGCAATCATCAGGTCTATTCAGAAGTGCAGGACCAAGGACAAAAGTGTGTATCAACGAGATGGGTTCTGACTTTAAAGGATACGGAAGCCGGAATAATCCCCAAGGCCAGACTTGTAGCTCGGGGGTTTGAGGAGCATGGTGCAAACCAAACAGATTCCCCCACTTGTGGGAACGATTCCTGGAGGATAGTGATGGCTGTGATCAGACAGAGGAGGTGGGTGGTAAACTCACTGGACATTAAGACGGCCTTCCTTCAAGGAAAAAGTTTGGAGAGGGACATCTTTGTGAAACCGCCCAAGGAAGCAAATGTGTCGGGGAAAAGTTTGGAGGCTGAAAAAGTGCGTCTATGGATTGAGTGA
- the LOC135488628 gene encoding uncharacterized protein LOC135488628: protein MFGKPVQLLQTSTGHYCIKLVPHDAEASFVENQVLVTQNGSDLFQEQLIMEEEALKTEVMQVIELQDAQRQKAKLIKIHKQFGHASADRLQKLLISAGMKNPEIFQMLTDVVKECETCQMYRKVPPKPAVGLPLATDFNQTVAVDLHELDRNIWYLHIIDEFTRFSAGAIVKRKLPQVFVQEFLSHWISIFGPPTSLFSDNGGEFSNSETHDLCENFNIKVITTAAYAPFSNGLLEKHNHVLTNIMLKVKHDRNCSWETALKWALNAKNSMIKVHGFSAYQLVFGRNPNLPANLTNQLPALEGTTTSKVVGEHLGALYATRKAFTETECSERIRRALKKQTRSYTGDKYQMGDKVYYRRPDNTEWKGPGTVIGQDGKIVFIRHGGNLVRVHISRLQLVNQQRSHSAMTGDSSGHPTENKDNDRNRQDRSSKDEQPQKPATGDDDDQPPIQHGDDHPNQDQDQEEGAQGQNPGIRTDRIKVRQDIAFKHDEKEERMTAKVVSRAGKAGGKYKHWYNIQYLGGDSGSEAVDLEKVHGLELVDVEHEEQGRDPDEVMISQNVDFEEAKQKELSSWSNHQVYSEVQDQGQKCVSTRWVLTLKDTEAGIIPKARLVARGFEEHGANQTDSPTCGNDSWRIVMAVIAQRRWVVNSMDIKTAFLQGKSLERDIFVKPPKEANVSGKSLEAEKVRLWIE from the coding sequence ATGTTTGGTAAACCTGTGCAGCTACTGCAGACTTCTACTGGTCACTATTGCATAAAGTTAGTACCACATGATGCGGAAGCtagttttgttgaaaatcaagTATTGGTGACACAGAATGGCTCGGACTTGTTTCAGGAACAGCTCATCATGGAGGAGGAAGCTCTCAAAACAGAGGTGATGCAGGTGATAGAACTACAGGATGCACAAAGGCAAAAGGCAAAATTGATTAAGATTCACAAGCAGTTCGGGCATGCTTCTGCAGATAGATTGCAGAAGTTACTGATCAGTGCAGGCATGAAGAATccagaaatttttcaaatgctgACGGATGTTGTCAAAGAGTGTGAAACTTGCCAAATGTATAGGAAAGTACCTCCCAAACCAGCAGTGGGCCTCCCTTTAGCGACGGATTTCAACCAAACCGTAGCTGTTGACCTGCATGAGCTAGACAGGAACATTTGGTATTTACATATCATTGATGAGTTCACTCGTTTCAGTGCTGGGGCAATTGTCAAAAGGAAGTTGCCTCAAGTGTTCGTCCAAGAGTTTCTATCCCATTGGATTAGCATCTTTGGACCCCCAACTTCATTGTTCAGTGACAATGGCGGAGAATTTTCTAATTCGGAGACACATGATTTGTGTGAAAATTTCAACATAAAGGTGATCACAACTGCCGCGTACGCGCCATTCAGTAATGGCCTCTTAGAAAAGCACAATCATGTCCTAACAAACATAATGCTAAAGGTAAAGCATGACAGAAATTGCAGTTGGGAGACAGCACTGAAATGGGCACTCAATGCAAAGAATAGCATGATAAAAGTACATGGCTTCAGTGCATACCAGCTGGTGTTCGGCAGAAATCCAAATCTACCTGCAAACCTTACCAACCAGTTGCCAGCCCTGGAGGGGACTACCACCAGCAAGGTCGTAGGAGAACACCTAGGAGCCCTCTACGCAACGAGGAAGGCTTTCACAGAGACTGAGTGCTCTGAGAGGATAAGGAGAGCCCTGAAGAAGCAGACACGGTCATACACAGGTGACAAGTACCAGATGGGTGACAAAGTATACTACAGGAGGCCAGACAATACGGAGTGGAAGGGTCCTGGCACAGTCATTGGCCAAGATGGAAAAATTGTATTCATCAGACATGGTGGGAACTTAGTGAGGGTTCATATCAGTAGGCTTCAGTTAGTGAACCAACAGAGGAGTCACAGTGCTATGACAGGGGACTCTTCGGGACATCCAacagagaacaaggacaatgatAGAAACAGACAGGATCGATCAAGCAAGGATGAGCAGCCACAGAAACCAGCAacaggagatgatgatgatcagccgCCGATCCAACACGGAGATGATCATCCAAACCAAGACCAGGATCAAGAGGAGGGAGCACAGGGACAAAACCCGGGGATTAGGACTGATCGGATCAAAGTTAGACAAGATATCGCTTTCAAACACGATGAAAAGGAGGAAAGGATGACAGCCAAAGTTGTTAGCCGTGCTGGGAaagcaggtggaaaatacaaACACTGGTATAATATACAGTACCTAGGTGGAGATAGTGGATCTGAGGCGGTAGATTTGGAAAAGGTTCATGGGCTAGAATTGGTTGATGTTGAACATGAAGAACAAGGACGGGACCCAGATGAAGTGATGATTTCCCAAAATGTGGACTTTGAAGAAGCTAAACAAAAGGAACTTTCGAGTTGGAGCAATCATCAGGTCTATTCAGAAGTGCAGGACCAAGGACAAAAGTGTGTATCAACGAGATGGGTTCTGACTTTAAAGGATACGGAAGCCGGAATAATCCCCAAGGCCAGACTTGTAGCTCGGGGGTTTGAGGAGCATGGTGCAAACCAAACAGATTCCCCCACTTGTGGGAACGATTCCTGGAGGATAGTGATGGCTGTGATCGCACAGAGGAGGTGGGTGGTAAACTCAATGGACATTAAGACGGCCTTCCTTCAAGGAAAAAGTTTGGAGAGGGACATCTTTGTGAAACCGCCCAAGGAAGCAAATGTGTCGGGGAAAAGTTTGGAGGCTGAAAAAGTGCGTCTATGGATTGAGTGA